From a region of the Arachis ipaensis cultivar K30076 chromosome B09, Araip1.1, whole genome shotgun sequence genome:
- the LOC107619683 gene encoding SHUGOSHIN 2 isoform X1 yields the protein MEGGISVHSDSESCRGDGVVVGAGQKTKRGKVVKGDSVSVGVGVGGTQKTMLADITNMQQQQQQQRCEKLIKQPEKQQSVPLGEAEVSTEQLLKENATLRKLLASRNTIIDSCKAELEKSRSNFQNLRKQNAELALTNSQMLAELNSSRQRLRELQLELGGKNGILKAMKLELTAKEKTEKLHENIGNEVAAAQIKQPNQSFQEESKEDNLCHAKRRRVSKSQSAAPAVAKQLTSKEKIENRRYSMRRESVKLKGEKLEPAEDNFSEEIKHDDLHLQETMANENERTSLGSNVNQEQAREDTSSSGPTNSEQVNAKKNIEKKRKSMRRQSGRFKPLNPEATEDSFEVDDAKFAVSHLSDNVSDKSAPMTSSETSQQENKETCTSNPWETRRSSVGRPMRQTVGKVVSYKEIPVNMKMRRPK from the exons ATGGAAGGTGGCATCTCCGTCCATTCAGATTCAGAGTCATGTCGTGGTGACGGTGTTGTTGTTGGAGCCG GTCAGAAAACAAAGAGAGGCAAAGTGGTAAAGGGAGATTCGGTTTCTGTGGGAGTGGGAGTTGGAGGTACCCAAAAGACAATGCTAGCTGACATAACTAACatgcagcagcagcaacaacaacagaggTGTGAAAAGCTGATAAAGCAGCCGGAGAAACAGCAGTCTGTGCCACTTGGTGAAGCTGAAGTCTCTACTGAACAGCTTCTTAAG GAAAATGCAACATTGAGGAAGCTTCTAGCTAGCAGAAA TACAATTATAGACTCATGCAAAGCAGAGCTAGAAAAGTCTCGTAGCAATTTTCAGAATCTACGGAAACAAAATGCGGAACTTGCCCTGACAAATAGTCAAATGCTGGCG GAACTTAACTCTAGTAGACAGAGG CTAAGGGAACTTCAGCTTGAACTAGGAGGCAAAAATGGCATTCTAAAAGCTATGAAATTAGAATTGACG GCAAAAGAGAAAACAGAAAAGTTGCATGAAAATATTGGAAATGAG GTTGCAGCAGCTCAGATTAAGCAGCCAAATCAATCATTTCAAGAAGAGAGCAAGGAAGATAATCTTTGCCATGCAAAAAGGAGGAGAGTTTCCAAATCTCAAT CTGCTGCACCTGCTGTTGCTAAACAATTAACATCCAAAGAAAAGATTGAGAACCGGAG GTATTCTATGAGAAGGGAATCTGTGAAGTTGAAAGGTGAGAAACTTGAACCAGCTGAAGACAATTTCTCTGAAGAAATCAAACATGATGACTTGCATCTTCAAGAAACTATGGCAAATGAAAATGAACGAACATCACTTGGATCCAATGTTAACCAAGAACAAGCTAGAGAAGATACTTCAT CTTCAGGACCAACTAACTCTGAACAAGTTAATGCCAAAAAGAATATCGAAAAGAAAAG GAAAAGTATGAGAAGGCAATCTGGAAGGTTTAAGCCCTTAAATCCAGAAGCAACTGAAGATTCTTTTGAGGTTGATGATGCTAAATTTGCTGTCTCCCATTTATCTGATAATGTGTCAGATAAAAGTGCTCCAATGACATCAAGTGAAACTTCTcaacaagaaaacaaagaaaccTGTACATCTAATCCTTGGGAAACTAGAAGATCTTCTGTTGGGCGTCCGATGCGTCAAACAGTTGGGAAGGTTGTCTCATACAAGGAAATTCCGGTAAATATGAAGATGCGTAGACCTAAATGA
- the LOC107619683 gene encoding SHUGOSHIN 2 isoform X2: MEGGISVHSDSESCRGDGVVVGAGQKTKRGKVVKGDSVSVGVGVGGTQKTMLADITNMQQQQQQQRCEKLIKQPEKQQSVPLGEAEVSTEQLLKENATLRKLLASRNTIIDSCKAELEKSRSNFQNLRKQNAELALTNSQMLAELNSSRQRLRELQLELGGKNGILKAMKLELTAKEKTEKLHENIGNEVAAAQIKQPNQSFQEESKEDNLCHAKRRRVSKSQSAAPAVAKQLTSKEKIENRRYSMRRESVKLKGEKLEPAEDNFSEETMANENERTSLGSNVNQEQAREDTSSSGPTNSEQVNAKKNIEKKRKSMRRQSGRFKPLNPEATEDSFEVDDAKFAVSHLSDNVSDKSAPMTSSETSQQENKETCTSNPWETRRSSVGRPMRQTVGKVVSYKEIPVNMKMRRPK; the protein is encoded by the exons ATGGAAGGTGGCATCTCCGTCCATTCAGATTCAGAGTCATGTCGTGGTGACGGTGTTGTTGTTGGAGCCG GTCAGAAAACAAAGAGAGGCAAAGTGGTAAAGGGAGATTCGGTTTCTGTGGGAGTGGGAGTTGGAGGTACCCAAAAGACAATGCTAGCTGACATAACTAACatgcagcagcagcaacaacaacagaggTGTGAAAAGCTGATAAAGCAGCCGGAGAAACAGCAGTCTGTGCCACTTGGTGAAGCTGAAGTCTCTACTGAACAGCTTCTTAAG GAAAATGCAACATTGAGGAAGCTTCTAGCTAGCAGAAA TACAATTATAGACTCATGCAAAGCAGAGCTAGAAAAGTCTCGTAGCAATTTTCAGAATCTACGGAAACAAAATGCGGAACTTGCCCTGACAAATAGTCAAATGCTGGCG GAACTTAACTCTAGTAGACAGAGG CTAAGGGAACTTCAGCTTGAACTAGGAGGCAAAAATGGCATTCTAAAAGCTATGAAATTAGAATTGACG GCAAAAGAGAAAACAGAAAAGTTGCATGAAAATATTGGAAATGAG GTTGCAGCAGCTCAGATTAAGCAGCCAAATCAATCATTTCAAGAAGAGAGCAAGGAAGATAATCTTTGCCATGCAAAAAGGAGGAGAGTTTCCAAATCTCAAT CTGCTGCACCTGCTGTTGCTAAACAATTAACATCCAAAGAAAAGATTGAGAACCGGAG GTATTCTATGAGAAGGGAATCTGTGAAGTTGAAAGGTGAGAAACTTGAACCAGCTGAAGACAATTTCTCTGAAGAA ACTATGGCAAATGAAAATGAACGAACATCACTTGGATCCAATGTTAACCAAGAACAAGCTAGAGAAGATACTTCAT CTTCAGGACCAACTAACTCTGAACAAGTTAATGCCAAAAAGAATATCGAAAAGAAAAG GAAAAGTATGAGAAGGCAATCTGGAAGGTTTAAGCCCTTAAATCCAGAAGCAACTGAAGATTCTTTTGAGGTTGATGATGCTAAATTTGCTGTCTCCCATTTATCTGATAATGTGTCAGATAAAAGTGCTCCAATGACATCAAGTGAAACTTCTcaacaagaaaacaaagaaaccTGTACATCTAATCCTTGGGAAACTAGAAGATCTTCTGTTGGGCGTCCGATGCGTCAAACAGTTGGGAAGGTTGTCTCATACAAGGAAATTCCGGTAAATATGAAGATGCGTAGACCTAAATGA